A stretch of the Papaver somniferum cultivar HN1 chromosome 6, ASM357369v1, whole genome shotgun sequence genome encodes the following:
- the LOC113291041 gene encoding uncharacterized protein LOC113291041, with protein MNMINNETQHMSCFKIVESFRKGKIYILLKNSNTGSQVYLVGTVHVSKESPQLVKKVINFVKPQLVAIEQTKKYWRPVNVNEGWFKMFLRSMRPPGDLHDKIDMFRRERRLQADGIIRGEEFKVAIEECLKLKAKLVPIGRELGDFSIFLPWEIHLQRHRALNKEKSNARLMDDGSRSYVRKTNRELLILLPELYKVVVEDRLIVAVVGMGHMDGIELLWKSAEDADDHKLLLATSETGGPQTGNSNNGSQLYLLGTNPAYRESARTIKKVISSLRPDVVAFQQAMSQAEDNRQADAFRDWIPANKSWYSLFLRSMRTPGGLVNKIIMFLKNVEDLRQQEEEDDIGPDFKVAMEESLKVEAKLVSIGHDLDDIVQQLDSFDHIPLRILYQRFKAINTFDKLKFLFISFFSETGSRPNMREDNRFSRLLLSERHKVKVEDEDIVMFTSLRRMEERLIVAVVGIAHMDGIEQLWKREEANDNKQTLTEGSACQQRDRDVKM; from the exons ATGAATATGATCAACAATGAAACTCAGCATATGTCTTGTTTCAAGATTGTGgaa TCTttcagaaaaggaaaaatatatattctACTCAAGAATTCCAACACCGGgtctcaagtttatcttgttggaACTGTTCATGTTTCCAAAGAGAGTCCTCAGTTAGTCAAGAAG GTTATCAATTTTGTAAAGCCTCAATTGGTCGCG ATTGAGCAGACCAAGAAATATTGGAGACCTGTAAACGTCAATGAAGGCTGGTTTAAGATGTTTCTCAGGTCGATGAGGCCTCCAGGTGACCTGCATGATAAGATTGATATGTTTAGGAGGGAACGTCGACTGCAGGCAGATGGCATCATTCGAGGAGAGGAGTTCAAG GTAGCGATAGAAGAATGTTTAAAACTGAAAGCAAAATTGGTTCCTATTGGTAGAGAACTTGGGGATTTTAGTATATTTCTTCCTTGGGAGATCCACTTGCAGAGGCACAGAGCTCTGAACAAAGAAAAGAGCAATGCACGTTTGATGGATGACGGATCCAGATCATATGTACGAAAAACAAATCGAGAGCTGCTTATACTTTTACCAGAGCTT TATAAGGTGGTGGTTGAAGATAGACTTATTGTGGCAGTGGTTGGGATGGGACACATGGATGGAATTGAACTATTGTGGAAAAGTGCAGAGGATGCCGATGATCATAAGCTTCTACTCGCAACATCAGAAACTGGGGGTCCGCAGACAGG AAATTCCAATAATGGGTCTCAACTGTATCTCCTTGGAACTAATCCTGCGTATAGAGAGAGTGCAAGAACAATCAAAAAG GTGATCAGTTCTTTAAGGCCTGACGTAGTTGCG TTTCAGCAGGCCATGAGTCAAGCGGAGGATAACAGACAAGCGGATGCATTTAGAGATTGGATTCCTGCAAACAAAAGCTGGTATAGTTTGTTTCTTAGGTCCATGAGGACTCCAGGTGGACTTGTAAACAAGATTATTATGTTTTTAAAAAATGTGGAGGATCTTCGAcagcaggaagaagaagatgacataGGACCGGATTTCAAG GTTGCCATGGAAGAATCTCTAAAAGTGGAAGCCAAATTGGTTTCTATTGGTCACGATTTGGAT gaTATTGTACAACAGCTTGATAGTTTTGATCATATTCCTTTGAGGATTCTCTATCAAAGGTTTAAAGCTATAAACACTTTTGACAAATTGAAGTTTCTATTTATAAGTTTTTTCTCAGAGACTGGATCTAGACCAAATATGCGAGAAGACAATCGATTTTCACGTCTTCTGCTTTCAGAGAGA CATAAGGTGAAGGTTGAAGACGAGGATATAGTTATGTTTACAAGTCTTAGAAGAATGGAAGAAAGGCTTATTGTGGCAGTGGTTGGCATTGCACACATGGATGGAATAGAACAGTTGTGGAAACGTGAGGAAGCTAATGACAATAAGCAAACTCTGACCGAAGGAAGTGCGTGTCAGCAACG GGACAGGGATGTTAAGATGTAG
- the LOC113288349 gene encoding uncharacterized protein LOC113288349 — MEVKISGTCTYWSQHLPSQSASSSSSSHTPFASAISSTSTHMRNRKPPVACRIVHSSQSSSVSRRTSINKLSQTQSFRSPKSRGSNLRRPVSSSDEFFDDGFSREIQELALKLNIVGDNEDAKLGRDHSAVSRDIKGESSNYTTYNSFDEELAKMGETINNLVQNSRPFPPLSMNCADSTSFIGIGPNPIGWAGGLSYMNAANIEMKASSADIPLSLRILRRKNQWKEGFKEAGGSACCSIKKAFSSMVFILRELHSYTLQMRELLYYEDLQGILARVHREMHDSFVWLFQQIFSHTPTLMVSVMILMANFIVHSMAQNAAIAAYPSLESYSAITEIVSTVIEDQNQPQDHQDESALDTSSSGKTTFLGGNKGGGGNVRSITGSGADGGDGGFHGFSSISHHNNIAPDEISKMASLGNPSTSSTDQEADWLESDINQDGLREDEMTLWNSVVKEASQMQQSRDSILDHETMRSFVSLVKVETDSDFTNGKFFRTELIYQQALLKEPHNALLLANYAKFLHLVVHNHDRAEEYFKRAADIEPVDAELLSHYATFLWTVKKDIGAAEERYLEAIEADPGNMFHASSYANFLWNTGGVDTCFPLGSLDENEA; from the exons ATGGAAGTAAAGATCAGTGGAACATGCACGTATTGGTCACAACATTTACCATCACAATCTGCATCTTCTAGTTCTTCTTCCCATACACCATTTGCTTCTGCGATTTCATCTACTTCTACACATATGAGAAATCGGAAACCTCCGGTAGCTTGTCGAATTGTTCATAGTTCTCAATCTTCTTCCGTCTCGCGGAGAACTTCTATTAATAAGCTCTCTCAAACTCAATCGTTCCGGAGTCCGAAATCTAGAGGCAGCAATCTTAGAAGACCTGTGAGTAGTTCAGATGAATTCTTTGATGATGGATTTAGTAGAGAGATTCAAGAATTGGCCCTTAAATTGAATATAGTGGGTGATAATGAAGATGCGAAGTTGGGTAGAGATCATTCTGCGGTTTCCAGAGATATCAAAGGTGAAAGCAGCAATTACACTACTTATAATAGCTTTGATGAAGAACTTGCAAAGATGGGTGAGACTATTAATAATCTTGTTCAGAATAGCAGGCCATTTCCACCTTTAAGTATGAATTGTGCAGATTCTACTTCGTTTATTGGAATTGGGCCTAATCCAATCGGTTGGGCAGGAGGTTTAAGCTATATGAATGCTGCCAACATTGAGATGAAGGCTAGTAGTGCTGATATTCCTTTGTCTCTTCGGATTCTAAGGAGAAAGAATCAGTGGAAAGAAGGTTTTAAAGAAGCTGGGGGGTCGGCATGTTGCTCAATAAAGAAAGCGTTCTCTTCGATGGTGTTTATACTTCGAGAGCTTCATAGTTACACATTACAGATGAGAGAGTTGTTATACTATGAGGATCTTCAAGGCATTCTAGCTCGAGTACATAGGGAAATGCATGACTCATTTGTTTGGTTATTTCAACAGATCTTTTCGCACACACCAACCCTCATGGTTTCTGTTATGATCCTTATGGCAAATTTTATTGTACATTCAATGGCACAAAATGCTGCAATTGCAGCTTATCCGAGTTTAGAGTCTTACTCGGCAATCACAGAAATTGTATCTACTGTGATAGAAGATCAAAATCAGCCTCAGGATCATCAGGATGAGTCAGCATTAGATACGTCTTCAAGTGGGAAGACTACTTTTCTTGGAGGAAATAAAGGAGGTGGTGGTAATGTTAGATCAATTACAGGTAGTGGGGCCGATGGTGGTGATGGGGGATTCCATGGGTTCTCATCAATTAGCCATCACAACAACATTGCTCCTGATGAGATTTCAAAGATGGCGTCTCTTGGGAATCCATCGACTTCGTCCACAGATCAAGAGGCAGATTGGTTGGAATCCGACATAAATCAAGACGGGTTGAGAGAGGATGAGATGACGCTGTGGAATTCAGTAGTTAAAGAAGCTTCTCAAATGCAACAATCTAGGGATTCCATTCTTGATCATGAGACTATGAGAAGTTTTGTGTCGCTAGTAAAGGTGGAAACTGATTCTGATTTTACCAATGGTAAGTTCTTTAGAACGGAGCTTATTTATCAGCAAGCTCTTTTAAAAGAGCCTCACAATGCCCTTCTCCTTGCCAATTATGCTAAGTTCCTGCACCTCGTCGTCCATAACCATGACAG AGCCGAGGAGTATTTCAAGAGAGCAGCTGATATAGAGCCAGTTGATGCAGAATTGTTAAGTCATTATGCGACTTTCTTGTGGACAGTAAAGAAAGATATTGGGGCAGCTGAGGAAAGATATTTGGAGGCAATTGAGGCAGATCCGGGCAATATGTTCCATGCAAGTTCCTACGCTAATTTTTTGTGGAATACAGGTGGAGTGGACACTTGCTTCCCTCTCGGATCTCTTGACGAAAATGAAGCTTGA